From one Humulus lupulus chromosome 8, drHumLupu1.1, whole genome shotgun sequence genomic stretch:
- the LOC133795052 gene encoding uncharacterized protein LOC133795052 codes for MVEDLDYFEKYPWGSLSFDTTVKQFNRDMKAIGGTIPGKKVKKIIEAESSKGFKVEAKYTCKGYPPALQYWAYETILDLQKEHAKPCGFKFPRMLQWESIGQPKHLHLKDVLARRHLSCISILRPRPNDRDFFDAVYQRTEGDAPRYAMLQNMIQPAPEDGRPYDPEAEAVAVAEIAVEAGIFVEDAPTESAPDTSTEPTSAPAPAPGAYEEVLGEIARLSGAVDDVKATLGIVLKNQEVILEKLATLGSIPTPAPTPAHTHAPTPTDDVEYDILPSCYEPSVGEATPSQPVQTVLGKRTRQRPVRYEEYTPAAKKPKFKDPVTILPLKVLDQDMLTTFNRWVLGEIDNSRPRKLECCDGTPVWFLKLKVAKEWLAETHLDAANYLIRRRLFELPKTYPVKATVLDSSFAQYIPARYEEFKKNGRTYQWDSDILDFLKGDAKKYKKPWGDCNEVYFHWCMENWHWVLCEINFADWMITVFDSDHSNFSHNKLSELMEPWTRMLPSLLNASGMFKGHPKLKIARPKITVPNFDWQRMSTDIVPQSRTSGDCGVFAIKHLEFILGDIPLSYAIEDNIQYFRDKLCIDIFYENVYP; via the exons ATGGTCGAGGATTTAGATTATTTTGAGAAGTATCCATGGGGATCCCTTTCATTTGATACAACTGTGAAACAATTCAATAGAGATATGAAAGCGATTGGTGGTACAATACCAGGTAAGAAGGTGAAGAAGATCATTGAGGCGGAGTCTTCTAAGGGTTTTAAGGTGGAGGCAAAGTACACTTGCAAGGGGTATCCACCAGCCTTGCAATATTGGGCGTACGAGACGATTCTTGATTTACAGAAGGAACACGCCAAGCCCTGTGGATTCAAGTTCCCTAGGATGCTACAGTGGGAGAGCATAGGCCAGCCGAAGCATTTGCATTTGAAGGATGTACTTGCGAGGAGACAT TtgtcatgcatttctatcctaaggCCTCGACCAAATGATCGAGACTTCTTTGATGCCGTATATCAGAGGACAGAGGGGGATGCTCCTAGGTATGCGATGCTGCAGAATATGATCCAGCCTGCACCAGAGGATGGAAGACCTTACGATCCTGAGGCAGAGGCTGTTGCGGTGGCTGAGATAGCCGTTGAGGCTGGCATATTTGTGGAGGATGCCCCGACAGAGTCTGCTCCAGATACTAGTACAGAACCTActtctgctcctgctcctgctcctggggCTTATGAGGAGGTGTTGGGTGAGATAGCCAGACTATCAGGTGCAGTGGACGATGTTAAGGCCACTCTAGGTATCGTCCTTAAAAATCAAGAAGTCATATTAGAGAAGCTGGCAACACTAGGTAGTATACCTACTCCTGCACCTACTCCTGCACATACTCATGCACCCACTCCAACAGATGATGTAGAGTACGACATTCTCCCCTCATGTTACGAGCCTTCTGTTGGAGAAGCCACACCTTCTCAGCCAGTGCAGACGGTCTTAG GTAAGCGTACTAGACAGAGACCAGTAAGGTACGAGGAATATACTCCAGCAGCCAAGAAACCAAAGTTCAAGGACCCAGTTACGATCCTTCCTTTAAAGGTGTTGGATCAAGATATGTTGACAACTTTTAACCGATGGGTACTCGGTGAGATTGATAACAGCAGACCGAGGAAGTTGGAATGTTGTGATGGGACCCCTGTTTGGTTCTTGAAGTTGAAGGTGGCAAAAGAATGGTTGGCAGAAACT CATCTCGACGCTGCGAATTATCTTATACGGAGACGTCTTTTTGAGTTGCCGAAGACGTACCCCGTGAAAGCCACCGTACTTGATTCatcatttgcacaatatattcctGCCAGATACGAGGAATTCAAGAAAAATGGCAGGACTTACCAATGGGACTCGGACATTCTTGATTTCCTGAAGGGAGATGCCAAAAAGTACAAGAAGCCTTGGGGTGATTGCAACGAGGTCTACTTCCACTGGTGCATGGAAAATTGGCACTGGGTCCTTTGCGAAATAAATTTCGCTGATTGGATGATCACTGTATTTGACTCAGATCATTCTAACTTTAGCCATAATAAGTTGTCTGAGTTGATGGAGCCTTGGACTAGGATGCTTCCATCTTTACTCAACGCTTCTGGTATGTTTAAAGGACACCCCAAGTTAAAAATAGCTAGACCGAAGATCACCGTTCCAAACTTTGATTGGCAGCGCATGTCCACTGATATTGTCCCACAGTCTAGAACCAG CGGAGATTGCGGTGTATTCGCCATCAAACACTTGGAGTTCATTCTTGGAGACATTCCCTTATCATATGCCATCGAGGACAACATTCAGTACTTCAGGGATAAATTATGTATTGACATTTTTTATGAGAATGTGTACCCTTGA